A window from Gorilla gorilla gorilla isolate KB3781 chromosome 21, NHGRI_mGorGor1-v2.1_pri, whole genome shotgun sequence encodes these proteins:
- the LOC101132210 gene encoding putative testis-specific Y-encoded-like protein 3, protein MADKRAGTPEAAARPPPGPAREGDARTAPAARAREAGGRGSLHPAAGPGTAFPSPGRGEAASAATTPSLGNGRVRDEAPETCGAEGLGTRAGASEKAEDATKEEGAIFKKEPAEEMEKQQVGEEKQEVAAEAQEGPRLLNLGALIVDPLEAIQWEAEAVSAQADRAYLPLERRFGRMRRLYLARRSFIIQNIPGFWVTAFLNHPQLSAMISPRDEDMLCYLMNLEVRELRHSRTGCKFKFRFWSNPYFQNKVIVKEYECRASGRVVSIATRIRWHRGQEPPALVHRNRDTVRSFFSWFSQHSLPEADSVAQIIKDDLWPNPLQYYLLGDRPCRARGGLARWPTETPSRPYGFQSG, encoded by the coding sequence ATGGCGGACAAGAGGGCGGGGACCCCAGAAGCCGCGGCGCGCCCGCCGCCCGGCCCTGCCCGGGAGGGGGACGCGCGCACGGCCCCCGCGGCCCGGGCCCGAGAAGCTGGGGGGCGCGGGTCCCTCCACCCCGCTGCGGGCCCCGGGACCGCCTTCCCTTCCCCTGGGCGCGGGGAAGCGGCCTCCGCGGCGACTACTCCGAGCCTGGGAAACGGCCGGGTCCGGGACGAAGCCCCAGAAACCTGTGGTGCAGAGGGGCTAGGGACTCGGGCGGGAGCCAGCGAGAAGGCCGAGGACGCGACCAAGGAGGAGGGCGCCATCTTCAAGAAGGAGCCAGCGGAGGAGATGGAGAAGCAGCAGGTGggggaggagaagcaggaggtggcagcggaggcccaggagggcccGCGGCTCCTGAACCTTGGTGCCCTAATTGTGGACCCACTGGAGGCCATCCAGTGGGAGGCGGAGGCCGTGAGCGCCCAGGCCGACAGGGCCTACCTCCCGCTCGAGCGCAGGTTTGGGCGGATGCGCAGGTTGTACCTCGCCCGTAGGAGCTTCATCATCCAGAATATTCCGGGCTTCTGGGTCACCGCCTTCTTGAACCACCCGCAGCTCTCAGCCATGATCAGCCCTCGAGATGAAGACATGCTCTGCTACCTGATGAATTTGGAGGTGAGGGAGCTCAGGCACTCCAGGACAGGTTGCAAATTCAAGTTCCGCTTTTGGAGCAACCCCTACTTCCAGAACAAGGTGATAGTGAAGGAGTATGAATGCAGAGCCTCAGGCCGAGTGGTGTCTATTGCGACTCGCATCCGATGGCACCGGGGCCAGGAACCCCCGGCCCTCGTACACAGGAACCGGGACACTGTCCGAAGCTTCTTCAGCTGGTTTTCACAGCACAGCCTCCCAGAGGCCGACAGCGTTGCCCAGATTATTAAAGATGACCTGTGGCCCAACCCCCTGCAGTACTACCTGCTGGGGGATAGGCCCTGCAGAGCCAGGGGAGGCCTCGCAAGGTGGCCCACGGAGACCCCTTCTAGGCCCTACGGGTTCCAGTCTGGCTAA
- the PLAGL2 gene encoding zinc finger protein PLAGL2 isoform X1, with amino-acid sequence MTTFFTSVPPWIQDAKQEEEVGWKLVPRPRGREAESQVKCQCEISGTPFSNGEKLRPHSLPQPEQRPYSCPQLHCGKAFASKYKLYRHMATHSAQKPHQCMYCDKMFHRKDHLRNHLQTHDPNKEALHCSECGKNYNTKLGYRRHLAMHAASSGDLSCKVCLQTFESTQALLEHLKAHSRRVAGGAKEKKHPCDHCDRRFYTRKDVRRHLVVHTGRKDFLCQYCAQRFGRKDHLTRHVKKSHSQELLKIKTEPVDMLGLLSCSSTVSVKEELSPVLCMASRDVMGTKAFPGMLPMGMYGAHIPTMPSTGVPHSLVHNTLPMGMSYPLESSPISSPAQLPPKYQLGSTSYLPDKLPKVEVDSFLAELPGSLSLSSAEPQPASPQPAAAAALLDEALLAKSPANLSEALCAANVDFSHLLGFLPLNLPPCNPPGATGGLVMGYSQAEAQPLLTTLQAQPQDSPGAGGPLNFGPLHSLPPVFTSGLSSTTLPRFHQAFQ; translated from the exons ATGACCACATTTTTCACCAGCGTCCCCCCCTGGATTCAAGATGCAaagcaggaggaggaagtgggCTGGAAACTAGTTCCCAGGCCTCGGGGCCGGGAGGCGGAGAGTCAAGTGAAGTGCCAATGTGAAATTTCGGGGACACCTTTCTCAAATGGGGAGAAGCTGAGGCCTCACAGCCTCCCACAACCAGAGCAGAGACCATATAGCTGCCCTCAGCTGCACTGTGGCAAGGCTTTTGCTTCCAAATACAAGCTGTATAG GCACATGGCCACCCACTCAGCCCAGAAACCCCACCAGTGTATGTACTGTGATAAGATGTTTCACCGCAAGGACCATCTGCGGAACCATCTGCAGACCCATGATCCTAACAAAGAGGCCCTCCACTGCTCTGAGTGCGGTAAGAATTACAATACGAAGCTGGGCTACCGGCGCCACCTGGCCATGCATGCTGCCAGCAGCGGTGACCTCAGCTGCAAGGTGTGCCTGCAGACCTTTGAGAGTACCCAGGCCCTGCTAGAGCACCTGAAGGCCCACTCACGCCGGGTAGCAGGCGGTGCCAAGGAGAAGAAGCACCCCTGTGACCACTGCGACCGGCGGTTCTATACTCGTAAGGATGTACGGCGGCACCTAGTGGTGCACACAGGCCGTAAGGACTTCCTGTGCCAGTACTGTGCCCAGCGGTTTGGCCGTAAGGACCACCTGACGCGTCATGTCAAGAAGAGCCACTCGCAGGAGTTGCTCAAGATCAAGACAGAGCCCGTGGACATGTTAGGCCTACTCAGCTGCAGCTCCACAGTCAGTGTGAAGGAAGAGCTGAGCCCTGTGCTGTGCATGGCCTCTCGGGACGTAATGGGGACCAAGGCCTTCCCTGGCATGTTGCCCATGGGCATGTATGGTGCCCACATCCCTACCATGCCTAGCACGGGCGTGCCACACTCCCTGGTGCACAACACGCTGCCCATGGGTATGAGCTACCCTCTGGAATCCTCACCTATCTCTTCCCCAGCTCAGCTCCCTCCAAAATACCAGCTTGGATCTACCTCATACTTGCCCGACAAATTGCCCAAAGTGGAGGTGGATAGTTTTCTGGCGGAGCTTCCTGGAAGCCTGTCTCTCTCATCCGCTGAACCCCAGCCCGCCTCACCTCAGCCGGCGGCAGCTGCGGCCCTCCTAGATGAAGCACTGCTTGCCAAGAGCCCCGCCAACCTCTCTGAGGCCCTCTGCGCTGCTAATGTGGACTTCTCCCACCTACTGGGCTTTCTTCCACTCAACCTGCCCCCGTGTAACCCACCTGGGGCCACAGGAGGCCTGGTCATGGGCTACTCCCAGGCTGAGGCACAGCCCCTGCTCACCACTTTGCAAGCTCAGCCTCAAGATTCCCCAGGAGCTGGGGGACCACTGAACTTTGGGCCTCTGcactccctgcctcctgtctTCACGTCTGGCCTGAGTAGCACCACCCTGCCTCGTTTCCACCAAGCATTCCAGTAG
- the PLAGL2 gene encoding zinc finger protein PLAGL2 isoform X2, with protein MATHSAQKPHQCMYCDKMFHRKDHLRNHLQTHDPNKEALHCSECGKNYNTKLGYRRHLAMHAASSGDLSCKVCLQTFESTQALLEHLKAHSRRVAGGAKEKKHPCDHCDRRFYTRKDVRRHLVVHTGRKDFLCQYCAQRFGRKDHLTRHVKKSHSQELLKIKTEPVDMLGLLSCSSTVSVKEELSPVLCMASRDVMGTKAFPGMLPMGMYGAHIPTMPSTGVPHSLVHNTLPMGMSYPLESSPISSPAQLPPKYQLGSTSYLPDKLPKVEVDSFLAELPGSLSLSSAEPQPASPQPAAAAALLDEALLAKSPANLSEALCAANVDFSHLLGFLPLNLPPCNPPGATGGLVMGYSQAEAQPLLTTLQAQPQDSPGAGGPLNFGPLHSLPPVFTSGLSSTTLPRFHQAFQ; from the coding sequence ATGGCCACCCACTCAGCCCAGAAACCCCACCAGTGTATGTACTGTGATAAGATGTTTCACCGCAAGGACCATCTGCGGAACCATCTGCAGACCCATGATCCTAACAAAGAGGCCCTCCACTGCTCTGAGTGCGGTAAGAATTACAATACGAAGCTGGGCTACCGGCGCCACCTGGCCATGCATGCTGCCAGCAGCGGTGACCTCAGCTGCAAGGTGTGCCTGCAGACCTTTGAGAGTACCCAGGCCCTGCTAGAGCACCTGAAGGCCCACTCACGCCGGGTAGCAGGCGGTGCCAAGGAGAAGAAGCACCCCTGTGACCACTGCGACCGGCGGTTCTATACTCGTAAGGATGTACGGCGGCACCTAGTGGTGCACACAGGCCGTAAGGACTTCCTGTGCCAGTACTGTGCCCAGCGGTTTGGCCGTAAGGACCACCTGACGCGTCATGTCAAGAAGAGCCACTCGCAGGAGTTGCTCAAGATCAAGACAGAGCCCGTGGACATGTTAGGCCTACTCAGCTGCAGCTCCACAGTCAGTGTGAAGGAAGAGCTGAGCCCTGTGCTGTGCATGGCCTCTCGGGACGTAATGGGGACCAAGGCCTTCCCTGGCATGTTGCCCATGGGCATGTATGGTGCCCACATCCCTACCATGCCTAGCACGGGCGTGCCACACTCCCTGGTGCACAACACGCTGCCCATGGGTATGAGCTACCCTCTGGAATCCTCACCTATCTCTTCCCCAGCTCAGCTCCCTCCAAAATACCAGCTTGGATCTACCTCATACTTGCCCGACAAATTGCCCAAAGTGGAGGTGGATAGTTTTCTGGCGGAGCTTCCTGGAAGCCTGTCTCTCTCATCCGCTGAACCCCAGCCCGCCTCACCTCAGCCGGCGGCAGCTGCGGCCCTCCTAGATGAAGCACTGCTTGCCAAGAGCCCCGCCAACCTCTCTGAGGCCCTCTGCGCTGCTAATGTGGACTTCTCCCACCTACTGGGCTTTCTTCCACTCAACCTGCCCCCGTGTAACCCACCTGGGGCCACAGGAGGCCTGGTCATGGGCTACTCCCAGGCTGAGGCACAGCCCCTGCTCACCACTTTGCAAGCTCAGCCTCAAGATTCCCCAGGAGCTGGGGGACCACTGAACTTTGGGCCTCTGcactccctgcctcctgtctTCACGTCTGGCCTGAGTAGCACCACCCTGCCTCGTTTCCACCAAGCATTCCAGTAG